One genomic window of Bacillus mycoides includes the following:
- the dpaB gene encoding dipicolinate synthase subunit B: MSLKGKRIGFGFTGSHCTYEEVMPHLEKLIAEGAEVRPVVSYTVQSTNTRFGEGEEWIKKIEEITGFKAINSIVGAEPLGPKIPLDCMVIAPLTGNSMSKFANAMTDSPVLMAAKATLRNGKPVVLAVSTNDALGLNGVNLMRLMATKDIYFVPFGQDAPEKKPNSMVARMELLEDTVLEALQGKQLQPVVVEKFRYMN, from the coding sequence ATGAGTTTGAAGGGGAAACGAATTGGTTTCGGATTTACAGGCTCACATTGTACGTATGAAGAAGTTATGCCACATTTAGAGAAGTTAATTGCAGAAGGTGCAGAAGTACGTCCCGTTGTTTCTTATACTGTCCAATCAACAAATACTAGATTTGGCGAAGGGGAAGAGTGGATTAAAAAGATCGAAGAAATAACAGGGTTTAAAGCAATTAATTCAATTGTCGGAGCAGAACCACTCGGACCAAAAATCCCACTAGATTGTATGGTAATTGCTCCTTTAACTGGAAATTCGATGAGTAAATTTGCGAATGCGATGACAGATTCTCCAGTATTAATGGCAGCAAAAGCGACGCTTAGAAATGGAAAGCCTGTCGTGTTAGCTGTTTCGACGAATGATGCGTTGGGGCTTAATGGGGTAAATCTCATGCGCCTAATGGCTACAAAAGACATCTACTTCGTACCATTCGGCCAAGATGCACCAGAGAAAAAACCGAACTCAATGGTAGCTCGTATGGAGTTACTTGAAGATACAGTATTAGAAGCGCTACAAGGAAAACAATTACAACCTGTTGTTGTAGAAAAATTCAGATATATGAATTAA
- the dapG gene encoding aspartate kinase produces the protein MKIIVQKFGGTSVRDDNGRKHALHHIKKSLAAGYKVVTVVSAMGRKGEPYATDTLLSLVNQEESNISKREQDLLLSCGELISAIVFSNMLNENGIKAAALNGAQAGFVTNGDFTNAKIIEMNCDRIHEELVNVDVIVVTGFQGQTKNGDTTTLGRGGSDTSASALGVALHAEYIDIFTDVEGVMTADPRIVKDARHLQTVTYNEICNMAYQGAKVVHPRAVEIAMHAKVPLRVRSTYSDSEGTLIAAYDGATKGQDVEERPVTGIAHVSNVTQIKVLAKKTAYDLQQHVFKEMANEGISVDLINISPTGVAYTVKDSVSARAVEVLKQLGYDPVVTEHCAKVSIVGAGMAGIPGVTAKIVTALAEKGIQILQSADSHTTIWVLVKEADLVEAVNALHSAFELSKEKQLEQ, from the coding sequence ATGAAAATTATTGTTCAAAAATTTGGTGGAACATCAGTACGTGATGACAATGGGCGTAAGCATGCGCTTCACCATATAAAAAAATCGTTAGCTGCTGGTTATAAAGTAGTTACTGTCGTATCAGCAATGGGCCGTAAAGGTGAACCGTATGCAACTGATACGTTATTAAGTCTTGTAAATCAAGAGGAATCTAATATTTCTAAACGTGAGCAAGATTTATTATTATCATGCGGAGAATTAATCTCAGCAATTGTTTTCTCTAACATGTTGAATGAGAATGGTATAAAAGCAGCAGCATTAAATGGTGCACAGGCTGGTTTTGTAACGAATGGTGATTTTACGAATGCTAAGATTATTGAAATGAATTGCGATCGTATACATGAAGAGTTAGTAAATGTAGATGTTATCGTCGTTACTGGATTCCAAGGTCAAACGAAAAATGGAGATACGACAACACTTGGTCGCGGAGGTAGTGATACTTCAGCTTCAGCATTAGGTGTTGCGCTTCATGCTGAATATATCGATATCTTCACAGATGTTGAAGGTGTTATGACTGCGGATCCTCGTATCGTAAAAGATGCGCGTCATCTTCAAACTGTAACATATAACGAGATTTGTAACATGGCTTATCAAGGTGCGAAAGTTGTTCATCCGCGTGCGGTTGAAATTGCGATGCATGCAAAAGTACCACTTCGTGTACGTTCTACGTATTCTGATAGTGAAGGTACGCTTATTGCGGCATATGATGGTGCTACAAAAGGGCAGGATGTAGAAGAACGTCCTGTTACAGGGATTGCCCATGTGTCAAATGTAACGCAAATTAAAGTGCTTGCAAAAAAAACTGCATATGATTTACAACAACACGTGTTTAAAGAAATGGCTAATGAAGGGATTAGTGTGGACTTAATTAACATTTCTCCTACCGGTGTAGCTTACACAGTAAAGGATAGTGTATCAGCGCGTGCAGTTGAGGTTTTAAAGCAACTTGGATATGATCCAGTTGTGACAGAGCATTGTGCGAAGGTTTCTATCGTTGGTGCTGGAATGGCAGGTATTCCAGGGGTTACAGCGAAAATTGTCACAGCTTTAGCGGAAAAAGGTATTCAAATTCTGCAATCAGCAGATAGTCATACGACAATTTGGGTTCTTGTAAAAGAAGCCGATTTAGTGGAGGCTGTGAATGCATTACATAGTGCATTTGAGCTTTCAAAAGAAAAGCAACTGGAACAATAA
- the dpaA gene encoding dipicolinic acid synthetase subunit A has product MLTEMHIAVIGGDARQLEVIRKLVELDAKLSLIGFEQLDHGFTGAAKESIQDLNFTSLDAIILPVAGTNAKGEVDTIFSNEKVSITKEQIEKTPENFTIYSGIGTPYLENLVSTTNRKLVKLFDRDDVAIYNSIPTVEGTLMMVIQHTDYTIHGSNVMVLGFGRTGMSVARAFQSLGAHVKVGARRSEHIARITEMMFSPFHMQDIEKEVGNIDIVINTIPHLVVTASVISRMPAHTLVIDLASKPGGTDFRYAEKRGVKALLAPGLPGIVAPKTAGQILANVLSQLLIADAIAKEEDEK; this is encoded by the coding sequence ATGTTGACTGAGATGCATATTGCTGTCATAGGAGGAGATGCACGGCAGCTAGAAGTAATTCGCAAGCTAGTCGAACTGGACGCGAAACTTTCATTAATAGGGTTTGAACAGTTAGATCATGGCTTCACAGGGGCAGCAAAAGAAAGTATACAAGATTTAAATTTCACTTCTTTAGATGCGATTATTTTGCCGGTTGCAGGGACGAATGCCAAAGGAGAAGTAGATACTATTTTTTCAAATGAAAAAGTTTCCATAACGAAAGAACAAATTGAAAAGACGCCAGAAAACTTTACTATATATTCAGGTATTGGTACACCTTACTTGGAAAATCTCGTATCTACTACAAATCGCAAACTTGTAAAATTATTTGATCGTGATGATGTTGCAATCTATAACTCCATTCCGACCGTAGAAGGTACACTAATGATGGTTATTCAACATACTGATTACACAATTCATGGATCGAATGTAATGGTTTTAGGATTTGGTAGAACTGGTATGAGTGTTGCAAGAGCCTTTCAATCATTAGGAGCACATGTCAAAGTTGGAGCGAGACGTTCGGAACATATTGCTCGTATTACAGAAATGATGTTTTCTCCTTTTCATATGCAAGACATAGAGAAAGAAGTAGGTAATATCGATATTGTTATTAACACAATTCCACATCTCGTTGTAACAGCAAGTGTAATTTCGCGGATGCCAGCTCACACGTTAGTTATTGATTTAGCTTCTAAGCCAGGTGGCACGGACTTTCGCTATGCGGAGAAGCGTGGAGTTAAGGCACTATTAGCACCTGGTCTTCCTGGGATTGTTGCACCGAAAACAGCAGGACAAATATTAGCGAATGTTCTTTCTCAGTTATTAATAGCAGATGCAATCGCAAAGGAGGAGGATGAGAAATGA
- the asd gene encoding aspartate-semialdehyde dehydrogenase: protein MEKQKTFHVAVVGATGAVGEQMLNTLEKREFPIGKLTLLSSKRSAGKKLVFKGEEFTVQEATPESFEGVDIALFSAGGSVSKQLAPEAAKRGAIVVDNTSAFRMTENVPLVVPEVNENDLKEHNGIIANPNCSTIQMVVALEPVRQQYGLKRVIVSTYQAVSGAGAAAIEELHEQSQAILNGEEVKANVLPVSGDEKHFQIAFNAIPQIDKFQDNGFTFEEMKMINETKKIMHMPELEVAATCVRLPVVSGHSESVYIEVDKEGVTVEEMKNLLANAEGIVLQDNPAEQLYPMPATAVGKNEVFVGRIRKDLNNDKGFHLWVVSDNLLKGAAWNSVQIAERLVKLQLV, encoded by the coding sequence ATGGAAAAGCAAAAAACTTTTCATGTCGCTGTAGTTGGAGCAACCGGCGCAGTTGGTGAACAAATGTTAAATACTTTAGAGAAACGAGAATTTCCAATTGGGAAGTTAACGTTACTTTCATCTAAACGATCTGCAGGTAAGAAACTTGTATTTAAAGGCGAAGAATTTACAGTTCAAGAGGCAACTCCTGAAAGTTTTGAAGGAGTAGATATTGCACTATTTAGTGCAGGTGGATCTGTATCGAAACAATTAGCGCCAGAAGCAGCAAAGCGCGGTGCAATTGTTGTTGATAATACAAGTGCATTCCGTATGACAGAAAACGTGCCACTTGTTGTACCTGAAGTAAATGAAAATGATTTAAAAGAACATAATGGTATTATTGCAAATCCAAACTGTTCTACAATTCAAATGGTAGTAGCTCTTGAGCCAGTTCGCCAGCAATATGGTTTAAAACGAGTAATCGTTTCCACATATCAAGCTGTATCAGGTGCTGGTGCGGCAGCTATTGAAGAACTTCATGAACAATCACAAGCAATCTTAAATGGCGAAGAAGTAAAGGCGAATGTTTTACCTGTATCAGGTGACGAAAAGCATTTCCAAATCGCTTTTAATGCTATTCCACAGATTGATAAATTCCAAGATAATGGATTTACATTTGAAGAAATGAAAATGATTAATGAAACGAAAAAAATTATGCATATGCCTGAATTAGAAGTAGCTGCGACATGTGTACGTTTACCAGTTGTATCGGGTCATTCCGAGTCTGTGTACATTGAAGTAGATAAAGAAGGCGTAACAGTAGAAGAAATGAAAAACTTACTTGCAAATGCAGAAGGTATTGTACTGCAAGATAATCCAGCAGAGCAGTTATATCCAATGCCAGCTACTGCAGTAGGTAAAAACGAAGTATTCGTTGGAAGAATCCGTAAAGATTTAAATAATGATAAAGGATTCCATCTTTGGGTCGTATCTGATAACTTATTAAAAGGCGCTGCATGGAATTCTGTTCAAATTGCAGAGCGCTTAGTAAAATTACAATTAGTGTAA
- a CDS encoding YlmC/YmxH family sporulation protein, translating to MRLSELSGKEIVDLERAEKMGVLGHADLEIDERDGQIQALIIPTGKWGGFKREQQEVRVEWSKIKKMGNDMILCDLTNHSRSE from the coding sequence ATGCGTTTAAGTGAATTAAGTGGCAAAGAGATTGTGGATTTAGAAAGAGCAGAAAAAATGGGAGTTTTAGGTCATGCAGATTTAGAAATTGATGAGAGAGATGGACAAATACAAGCGCTTATTATACCTACTGGGAAATGGGGAGGTTTTAAAAGAGAACAGCAAGAAGTGAGAGTAGAATGGAGCAAAATTAAGAAGATGGGAAATGATATGATACTTTGTGATCTTACGAACCATTCAAGATCGGAGTGA
- a CDS encoding DNA translocase FtsK — protein sequence MAKQKQRGTKAKARRTIKPTLYYEIVGLTLFALSIITILQLGVVGKSFVLFFRFFFGEWYIIGVLGVIALSVAFVIKRGWPNLLNKRLIGVYLIVLAILMFSHITLFNLLTKDGAVQNTSVIVSTKDYFFLEMKKGPDSVHLGGGMFGALMFATCYFLFDEVGAYIIGIILVILGILCITNKHIGEVLAPVGRILRSQFQVMQGDYKDWKSQRVAEQTEKKKTTRSKRHERVAEQEEAIEPVEEIEIGPPIISNFTENYPVREETEKQIEENELITPPFIEEAVPPAPEEQLQKKRGEKIVESLEGETKAPPMQFSNVENKDYKLPSLDILKFPQNKQVTNENAEIYENARKLERTFQSFGVKAKVTKVHRGPAVTKYEVYPDMGVKVSKIVSLSDDLALALAAKDIRIEAPIPGKSAVGIEVPNSEVSMVTLREVLDSKANNHPEEKLLIGLGRDVTGEAVLARLNKMPHLLVAGATGSGKSVCINGIIVSILMRAKPHEVKLMMIDPKMVELNVYNGVPHLLTPVVTDPKKASQALKKVVSEMERRYELFAHSGTRNIEGYNDYIKEHNSQSEAKQPELPYIVVIVDELADLMMVASSDVEDAIMRLAQMARAAGIHLIIATQRPSVDVITGVIKANIPSRIAFAVSSQIDSRTILDGGGAEKLLGRGDMLFIPIGASKPVRVQGAFLSDDEVERVVESVIAQQKAQYQEDMIPQDVPETKQEVEDELYDEAVQLVVEMQTASVSMLQRRFRVGYTRAARLIDAMEMNGVVGPYEGSKPRGVLIKDVQEKSS from the coding sequence ATGGCAAAACAAAAGCAAAGAGGGACGAAGGCAAAGGCAAGACGTACGATAAAGCCAACTTTGTATTATGAAATCGTCGGGTTGACTCTTTTTGCACTTTCAATTATTACGATTTTACAGCTAGGTGTTGTAGGTAAATCGTTTGTGTTATTTTTTCGCTTCTTCTTTGGTGAGTGGTACATAATTGGTGTGTTAGGTGTAATAGCTTTATCTGTTGCATTTGTAATAAAGCGTGGATGGCCAAACCTTTTAAATAAACGGTTAATAGGTGTTTATTTAATTGTACTAGCAATATTAATGTTTAGTCATATTACATTATTTAACCTTCTTACGAAAGATGGAGCTGTGCAAAATACTTCTGTAATTGTTAGTACAAAAGATTACTTCTTCCTTGAAATGAAAAAGGGCCCGGATAGTGTCCATTTAGGTGGTGGTATGTTCGGTGCACTGATGTTCGCAACGTGCTACTTCTTATTTGACGAAGTAGGGGCATATATCATTGGAATTATTTTAGTTATTCTTGGAATACTTTGTATAACAAATAAACATATTGGAGAAGTACTTGCTCCGGTAGGGAGAATTCTTAGAAGTCAATTTCAAGTAATGCAAGGGGATTATAAAGATTGGAAATCTCAAAGGGTCGCGGAGCAAACTGAAAAGAAAAAAACAACAAGAAGCAAGAGGCATGAACGTGTTGCTGAACAAGAAGAAGCTATTGAGCCAGTAGAAGAAATAGAAATTGGTCCACCAATTATTTCGAATTTTACTGAGAATTATCCAGTACGTGAAGAGACGGAAAAGCAGATAGAAGAAAATGAGTTAATCACTCCCCCGTTTATTGAAGAGGCAGTTCCGCCTGCGCCAGAAGAACAACTTCAAAAGAAACGAGGAGAAAAAATCGTTGAATCGCTAGAAGGTGAAACGAAAGCACCTCCTATGCAATTTTCTAATGTGGAAAATAAAGATTATAAGCTTCCTTCGCTTGATATATTAAAGTTTCCCCAAAATAAGCAAGTTACAAATGAAAATGCGGAAATTTATGAAAATGCTCGTAAATTGGAACGTACATTCCAAAGTTTTGGTGTGAAAGCGAAAGTAACAAAAGTACATAGAGGTCCTGCAGTTACGAAGTATGAAGTGTATCCTGATATGGGAGTAAAGGTAAGTAAAATTGTTAGTTTAAGTGATGATTTGGCGCTTGCTTTAGCAGCGAAAGACATTCGTATTGAAGCACCTATTCCCGGGAAATCAGCTGTAGGGATCGAGGTTCCGAATTCAGAAGTTTCTATGGTAACGCTGAGAGAAGTTCTTGATTCAAAGGCGAATAACCACCCAGAAGAGAAGTTATTAATCGGTCTTGGACGTGATGTTACAGGAGAGGCTGTATTGGCACGTTTAAATAAAATGCCCCATTTATTAGTAGCTGGTGCGACTGGTAGTGGAAAGAGTGTATGTATTAATGGAATTATTGTAAGTATTTTAATGCGTGCGAAACCGCATGAAGTAAAATTAATGATGATTGATCCGAAAATGGTAGAGTTAAATGTATATAACGGTGTTCCGCACTTATTAACACCAGTTGTAACTGATCCGAAAAAAGCGTCACAGGCTTTGAAGAAAGTTGTGAGTGAAATGGAGCGTCGTTATGAATTATTTGCGCATAGCGGTACGCGTAACATTGAAGGGTATAACGATTATATTAAAGAACATAATAGCCAATCGGAAGCGAAACAACCTGAATTACCATATATTGTGGTAATTGTGGACGAGTTAGCTGATTTAATGATGGTTGCTTCTTCGGATGTAGAAGATGCGATTATGCGTTTAGCACAAATGGCACGTGCTGCTGGTATTCATTTAATTATTGCGACTCAGCGTCCGTCAGTTGATGTTATTACGGGTGTTATTAAAGCGAATATTCCATCGCGTATTGCATTTGCTGTATCTTCCCAAATAGACTCTCGAACGATTCTTGACGGTGGTGGTGCAGAGAAGTTGCTAGGTCGTGGAGATATGTTGTTCATACCAATTGGTGCATCGAAACCTGTTCGTGTACAGGGGGCGTTTTTATCAGATGATGAAGTTGAGAGAGTCGTAGAATCTGTTATTGCGCAGCAAAAAGCGCAATATCAAGAGGACATGATTCCACAAGATGTTCCTGAAACAAAGCAGGAAGTAGAAGATGAATTATACGATGAAGCGGTTCAGCTTGTAGTAGAAATGCAAACAGCATCTGTTTCTATGTTACAACGTAGATTTAGAGTAGGATATACGCGAGCAGCTCGTTTAATTGATGCCATGGAAATGAATGGTGTAGTAGGTCCTTATGAAGGTAGTAAACCAAGGGGAGTACTCATTAAAGATGTGCAAGAAAAAAGTTCTTAA
- a CDS encoding YlzJ-like family protein has translation MILYTIMPEQLVYPADYSQCESQKVVNINGVELVVSEEDNQCYSIVRVLSTNPSHYLDFEPGQKITF, from the coding sequence ATGATTTTATATACAATTATGCCAGAGCAACTTGTGTATCCGGCTGATTATTCACAATGCGAAAGCCAAAAAGTTGTGAATATAAATGGCGTGGAATTAGTGGTTTCTGAGGAGGATAATCAATGTTACTCTATTGTACGTGTATTAAGTACGAATCCGTCTCACTACCTAGATTTTGAGCCTGGACAGAAAATTACCTTTTAG
- a CDS encoding ribonuclease J: MKRKENESVKVFALGGVGEIGKNMYCVEIDSEIFIVDAGLMFPGDEMFGIDIVIPDITYLVENQERVKGLFITHGHEDHIGGIVYVLRKLSIPVYATKLTVGLIQEKLGEAGMLGRVDLKTIDSNSTVEFNSTTVSFFGTTHSIPDSVGVCFHTSKGAVVYTGDFKFDQTPIGNSGADIGKMAQIGNEGVLCLLSDSTNAERPGYTGSEKEVGIEISKVFYSSEGRIIVASFASNVHRIQQVFDAAAETGRKVAVVGRSMVKVVDIARRLGYLDVPEGMVISLQEIDNFPEKKVAILTTGSQGEPMAALSRMAKQAHKQISIRKGDTVIIAASPIPGNEISVSKIIDLLFRSGAEVIYYGERKVHVSGHGSQEELKLMMNLMKPKYFVPVHGEFRMQKAHAYLAEDVGITRENIFIVEKGDVIAFGDDEAKLVGKVQAGNVLIDGLGVGDVGNIVLRDRKMLSQDGILVVVVTLGKDEKKIISGPEIISRGFVYVRESEALIERSTDIVRMIVEQSIKEYTIEWSMLKQNIRELLGQFLYEETKRKPMILPIIMEV, from the coding sequence ATGAAGAGAAAAGAGAATGAGTCTGTTAAAGTATTTGCGCTTGGCGGAGTAGGTGAAATCGGAAAAAACATGTACTGTGTTGAAATTGATTCTGAAATCTTTATTGTAGATGCAGGATTGATGTTCCCGGGAGATGAAATGTTTGGGATTGATATTGTTATTCCTGACATTACATATTTAGTAGAAAATCAAGAGCGAGTAAAAGGACTATTTATTACCCATGGTCATGAAGATCATATTGGTGGAATTGTTTATGTGCTTCGTAAATTATCTATTCCAGTATATGCGACGAAATTAACGGTAGGACTTATACAAGAAAAGCTTGGCGAAGCAGGAATGTTAGGCCGTGTAGACTTAAAAACAATTGACTCGAATTCAACAGTAGAGTTTAATTCAACAACTGTGTCATTCTTCGGAACGACACATAGTATTCCGGATTCTGTGGGTGTTTGTTTCCATACATCAAAAGGTGCTGTAGTATATACAGGAGACTTTAAATTTGATCAAACTCCAATCGGAAATAGTGGAGCAGATATTGGGAAAATGGCGCAAATTGGAAATGAAGGCGTGCTTTGCTTGTTATCTGATAGTACAAACGCTGAACGTCCTGGTTATACAGGTTCGGAAAAAGAAGTTGGTATAGAGATTTCTAAAGTATTCTATAGTTCAGAAGGACGTATTATTGTTGCTTCATTTGCCTCCAATGTACATCGTATTCAACAAGTGTTTGATGCAGCTGCTGAAACTGGAAGGAAGGTAGCAGTAGTAGGACGTAGCATGGTAAAAGTGGTAGATATTGCAAGACGTCTTGGTTATTTAGATGTTCCAGAAGGTATGGTTATTTCATTACAAGAAATAGACAATTTCCCGGAAAAAAAGGTAGCTATTTTAACGACTGGTAGTCAAGGGGAACCGATGGCAGCCCTTTCTAGAATGGCGAAGCAAGCTCACAAACAAATTTCAATTCGTAAAGGTGATACTGTTATTATTGCAGCTTCTCCAATTCCAGGAAATGAAATATCTGTATCAAAAATTATTGACTTGTTATTTAGATCTGGGGCTGAGGTTATTTATTACGGTGAAAGAAAAGTCCACGTTTCAGGTCACGGTAGCCAAGAAGAATTAAAGCTGATGATGAATTTAATGAAGCCAAAGTATTTTGTACCCGTACATGGTGAGTTCCGTATGCAAAAAGCACATGCATATTTAGCGGAAGATGTAGGTATTACGAGAGAGAATATCTTTATCGTAGAAAAAGGTGATGTAATTGCTTTTGGTGACGATGAAGCAAAATTAGTTGGTAAAGTGCAAGCTGGCAATGTTTTAATTGATGGATTAGGTGTAGGTGACGTCGGTAACATCGTTCTTCGAGATAGAAAGATGTTATCTCAAGATGGAATTTTAGTTGTTGTTGTAACACTAGGTAAGGATGAAAAGAAAATAATCTCTGGTCCAGAAATTATTTCACGCGGCTTTGTATATGTTCGTGAATCAGAAGCATTAATCGAACGATCCACAGATATTGTACGTATGATTGTTGAACAATCAATTAAAGAGTATACAATTGAATGGTCTATGTTGAAACAAAATATTCGTGAATTATTAGGGCAGTTCTTGTACGAAGAAACGAAGAGAAAGCCAATGATTTTACCGATTATTATGGAAGTATAA
- the dapA gene encoding 4-hydroxy-tetrahydrodipicolinate synthase — MIDFGTIATAMVTPFDKNGNIDFAKTTKLVNYLIDNGTTAIVVGGTTGESPTLTSEEKVALYRHVVSVVDKRVPVIAGTGSNNTHASVDLTKKATEAGVDAVMLVAPYYNKPSQEGMYQHFKTIAESTPLPVMLYNVPGRSIVQISVDTVVRLSKIENIVAIKDAGGDVLTMTEIIEKTADDFAVYSGDDGLTLPAMAIGAKGIVSVASHVIGNEMQEMIAAFQAGEFKKAQKLHQLLVKVTDALFMAPSPTPVKTALQMVGLDVGSVRLPLLPLTEEERVTLQSVMQSIPR, encoded by the coding sequence ATGATAGATTTTGGGACAATTGCAACCGCGATGGTAACACCGTTTGATAAAAACGGTAATATCGATTTTGCAAAGACAACGAAATTGGTAAATTATTTAATTGATAACGGTACAACAGCAATCGTGGTAGGAGGAACGACTGGAGAATCTCCTACATTAACATCAGAAGAAAAAGTAGCGTTATATCGCCATGTTGTATCTGTTGTCGATAAAAGGGTGCCCGTAATCGCTGGAACAGGTAGCAATAATACGCACGCTTCTGTTGATTTAACAAAAAAGGCAACTGAAGCTGGTGTTGATGCAGTTATGCTAGTGGCACCGTATTATAACAAACCGAGTCAAGAAGGAATGTACCAGCACTTTAAAACAATCGCTGAAAGCACTCCGCTTCCGGTAATGCTATATAATGTTCCAGGACGATCTATTGTACAAATCTCCGTTGATACAGTTGTTCGTTTATCAAAAATAGAAAACATTGTTGCGATTAAAGATGCAGGCGGCGATGTATTAACAATGACAGAAATCATTGAAAAAACAGCGGACGACTTTGCAGTATACAGCGGTGATGATGGTTTAACATTACCAGCTATGGCAATTGGAGCAAAAGGTATTGTTTCTGTAGCATCTCATGTTATCGGGAATGAAATGCAAGAAATGATTGCTGCATTCCAAGCTGGAGAGTTCAAAAAAGCGCAGAAATTACATCAATTACTAGTAAAAGTAACGGATGCACTATTTATGGCGCCAAGCCCAACACCAGTAAAAACAGCATTACAAATGGTTGGATTAGATGTAGGTTCTGTACGTTTACCACTTCTTCCATTAACGGAAGAAGAAAGAGTAACGTTACAATCTGTAATGCAATCTATTCCTCGTTAA
- the tepA gene encoding translocation-enhancing protein TepA encodes MTERDRYTNEEKEAEPKEVPKEASIVEKIQQLGQTNVPQMNESRIHCLTIVGQVEGHIQLPPQNKTTKYEHIIPQIVAIEQNPKIEGLLLILNTVGGDVEAGLAISEMVASLSKPTVSLVLGGGHSIGVPIAVSTNYSFIAETATMTIHPIRLTGLVIGVPQTFEYLDKMQERVIRFVTKHSKVTEDRFKELMFAKGNLTRDIGTNVIGGDAVKYGLIDNVGGIGSALRKLNELIDESTDNSAEGTMLQ; translated from the coding sequence ATGACAGAACGTGATCGTTATACAAATGAAGAAAAAGAAGCTGAGCCGAAAGAAGTTCCAAAAGAGGCTTCTATAGTGGAGAAAATTCAGCAACTTGGACAGACGAATGTACCACAAATGAATGAATCGCGTATTCATTGCTTAACAATTGTTGGGCAGGTGGAAGGTCATATTCAGTTGCCACCACAAAATAAAACAACAAAATATGAACACATCATTCCGCAAATTGTCGCGATTGAACAAAATCCAAAAATTGAAGGTTTACTGTTAATATTAAATACAGTTGGAGGTGACGTTGAAGCTGGGTTAGCGATTTCTGAAATGGTGGCTTCGCTTTCAAAACCAACTGTATCTCTTGTTTTAGGAGGAGGGCATTCAATCGGTGTACCGATTGCGGTCTCGACTAATTATTCATTTATTGCCGAAACAGCGACGATGACAATTCATCCGATTCGTTTAACAGGTCTTGTTATAGGTGTGCCGCAAACATTTGAGTATTTGGATAAAATGCAAGAAAGAGTCATTCGATTTGTGACAAAGCATTCGAAAGTAACGGAAGATCGTTTTAAAGAGCTTATGTTTGCAAAAGGAAATTTGACGCGAGATATTGGGACGAATGTAATAGGTGGGGATGCAGTGAAGTATGGTCTTATAGATAATGTCGGTGGTATTGGTAGCGCACTTCGAAAATTAAACGAATTAATTGATGAAAGCACGGATAATAGTGCAGAGGGGACAATGCTACAATGA